One Silene latifolia isolate original U9 population chromosome 4, ASM4854445v1, whole genome shotgun sequence DNA segment encodes these proteins:
- the LOC141651854 gene encoding uncharacterized protein LOC141651854, which produces MSKGEGVFKKGKPNGKRGRNDEGGDEGYISTPKRHHGNDEPVDGLGNDPAVASLRKLLNREEVDVAVLVETKLSGEEMRRVVGRLGDFKGVSGDSIGRKAGVAIIWRSGAEVRLISSSAHHVDVEVRGLFSEDTWRLTGFYGWADNEEKDLSWQLLRDLRGLSTLPWLIIGDFNQILYDHEKKGGVPRAQGDMDKFRFTLDDCGLVDISYSGETFTWWNKRSEPNDIFERLDRGVASLDWLEKFPGLTLCHLERDRSDHRPLKLTRVTRGKMKRKKQYRFEDCWVSSDKCEGVIEEAWGGGVGEGNEEEVVAKIGACARALDEWSKKEFGDITRKLGEAKKRVAFLDSCRPSESVVTERREVSEQIDKLLGLEEIYWRQRSRVAFMKDGDRNTKFFHMKASTRKRQIE; this is translated from the exons ATGAGTAAAGGGGAGGGCGTTTTTAAGAAAGGAAAACCTAATGGGAAAAGGGGCAGAAATGATGAAGGTGGTGATGAGGGATATATATCGACACCGAAAAGGCACCATGGGAATGATGAACCTGTTGAT GGGTTAGGCAACGACCCGGCAGTTGCGAGTCTACGAAAGTTGCTAAATAGGGAGGAGGTGGATGTGGCTGTTCTGGTGGAAACAAAACTTAGTGGGGAGGAGATGAGAAGAGTAGTAGGGAGGCTGGGTGATTTTAAAGGGGTGAGTGGGGACTCTATTGGGAGGAAGGCTGGTGTTGCTATTATTTGGAGATCTGGAGCTGAGGTTAGGTTGATCTCTTCATCGGCCCATCATGTCGATGTGGAGGTTAGGGGTTTGTTTAGCGAAGATACATGGAGATTAACGGGGTTCTATGGGTGGGCGGACAATGAGGAAAAAGACCTCTCGTGGCAGCTGTTGCGGGACCTACGGGGATTGTCAACCTTACCGTGGTTGATCATAGGGGACTTTAACCAAATCCTTTACGATCATGAGAAGAAGGGGGGAGTGCCGAGAGCTCAGGGTGACATGGATAAATTCCGTTTTACCCTGGATGACTGTGGTCTGGTTGATATTAGCTATTCCGGGGAAACCTTCACTTGGTGGAATAAAAGAAGTGAGCCTAACGACATCTTTGAGAGGCTTGATAGAGGTGTTGCATCTTTGGATTGGCTTGAGAAATTCCCTGGGTTAACGTTATGTCATCTCGAGAGAGACCGTTCGGATCACCGTCCACTGAAGCTGACTAGGGTTACAAGAggaaagatgaagaggaaaaaACAATACCGTTTTGAAGACTGTTGGGTGAGCTCCGACAAGTGTGAAGGAGTAATTGAAGAGGCTTGGGGAGGGGGAGTGGGAGAGGGAAATGAAGAGGAGGTGGTGGCAAAAATTGGAGCGTGTGCGAGGGCTTTAGATGAATGGAGCAAAAAGGAGTTTGGAGATATTACTCGAAAGCTTGGTGAAGCAAAGAAGCGTGTTGCTTTTCTGGATTCTTGTCGCCCTTCTGAAAGTGTTGTGACGGAGCGGCGTGAGGTGAGCGAGCAAATAGATAAACTATTGGGACTGGAAGAGATTTATTGGAGACAAAGATCGAGAGTTGCTTTTATGAAAGATGGGGATCGAAACACAAAATTTTTCCACATGAAAGCCTCGACACGAAAGAGACAAATCGAATAA